From the genome of Acidobacteriota bacterium, one region includes:
- a CDS encoding AAA family ATPase, with product MITKLTVESFKSLASVEVELGQVNVFIGANGSGKSNLLEALGVLGAAASGRVDDESLRRRGVRPGVPKLYKSAFPRRKGEKETPHILFEAEQNGARYRVSLCNPINDPSPAWQYETELLERQPNDKFVARSPEDTHLNLEQGLAALKVVELSNGDPALRLFDDLRGYRIYCANTPTLRGAPDLQSREPLGLSGGRLADAIREIRGARKGNKRLRGAFKEAISLIDWAKNVESAGSHSVPLSPSATSPKRVVQFTDRFMAEDRNALTGYDASEGALYVLFAAVLALHPKVPSCFAIDNLDQALNPRLSMRLAEALCRWLLDSPDPKQVLLTTHNPVALDGLPLTDDRVRLFTVDRDNRGHTVVRRVELTKALRAKADEGWPLSRMWVNKLIGGVPNV from the coding sequence ATGATCACAAAGCTCACCGTCGAATCGTTCAAGTCCTTAGCGTCCGTCGAGGTCGAACTCGGACAAGTGAATGTGTTTATCGGGGCTAACGGGAGCGGTAAAAGCAACCTGCTTGAAGCCCTCGGCGTTCTCGGGGCCGCAGCGTCTGGACGGGTCGACGACGAGTCGCTGCGAAGGCGTGGCGTTCGCCCCGGCGTGCCAAAACTCTACAAGTCGGCGTTCCCGCGCCGAAAGGGAGAAAAAGAAACCCCTCATATTCTGTTTGAAGCTGAGCAAAACGGTGCTAGGTACAGAGTGTCGCTATGCAATCCGATTAATGACCCGAGTCCAGCCTGGCAGTATGAGACTGAGCTCCTAGAACGCCAGCCGAATGACAAGTTTGTCGCGCGATCTCCCGAAGACACGCATTTGAATCTGGAACAGGGGCTTGCTGCGTTGAAAGTAGTTGAATTGAGCAACGGCGATCCGGCGCTGAGACTATTTGACGATCTACGTGGCTACCGCATCTACTGCGCAAACACTCCTACGCTTCGTGGGGCGCCAGATCTGCAATCGCGCGAGCCGCTTGGTCTCTCCGGTGGTCGACTGGCCGATGCCATCAGAGAAATCAGGGGGGCGCGGAAGGGCAACAAACGTCTGAGAGGCGCCTTTAAGGAAGCGATTTCATTGATTGACTGGGCGAAGAACGTTGAGTCAGCGGGGTCCCACTCTGTTCCTCTCTCACCATCCGCAACTTCGCCAAAGCGGGTTGTTCAATTTACCGATCGCTTCATGGCGGAGGACCGAAATGCCTTAACCGGCTATGACGCTAGTGAGGGTGCGCTTTATGTCCTTTTCGCAGCAGTTCTTGCTCTTCATCCAAAGGTCCCTAGCTGCTTCGCGATCGACAACCTCGACCAAGCATTGAATCCACGCCTTTCTATGCGGCTTGCAGAGGCTTTATGTCGATGGCTACTTGACTCGCCAGACCCCAAGCAGGTTCTTTTGACCACACACAATCCTGTCGCGCTCGATGGCCTACCTTTAACGGATGACCGCGTGCGACTGTTCACGGTGGATCGCGACAATAGAGGGCACACGGTCGTGCGCAGAGTTGAGTTGACCAAGGCCTTGCGCGCCAAAGCGGATGAGGGATGGCCCCTGTCGCGGATGTGGGTAAACAAGTTAATCGGTGGAGTTCCGAATGTCTGA